A genomic region of Arachis stenosperma cultivar V10309 chromosome 9, arast.V10309.gnm1.PFL2, whole genome shotgun sequence contains the following coding sequences:
- the LOC130951924 gene encoding protein SEMI-ROLLED LEAF 2: MGIISRKIFPACGSMCVCCPALRSRSRQPVKRYRKLLADIFPKSPDEFPSERKIIKLCEYAARNPFRIPKIAKHLEERCYKELRSEHIKIKPVKIVAETFNKLISVCKVQIAYFAVNVLDVMSELLGCSKDETIQTLGCQVLTTFIYSQVDATYTHNMEKLVRKVCMLSREHVGALEKRCLRASSLQCLSAMIWFMAEFSHIFVDLDEIIDAVLDNYKCGTPIEDGGVRAEPHHNWVDEVVRREGRGGSVVSDVIHSSCSIIQPEPEKKDPSRLTREESETPEIWAQICIQRMVELAKERSTMRRVMDRMFVYFDSRQHWAPQQGLAAKVLSSMAYFMENSGNQQLILTCVVHHLDHKNVMNDPKLKTYIVQVATSLSMQIRSGAGLKEIGFVGDLCRHLRKSLQSSGSEFVGEQEFNVNISLQNSIEDCLLEIANGVTETQPLFDLMAITLESLPSGPLARATIGSVIVLTRVVTLALSRLNSQQGFPEVLLVQLLKVMLHPDLEARVGAHVIFSGLLFPSSFQTHDDSSMRSVYTDRHSKKSFQTASTSASITALLEKLRKDQDGIKTEGHGSAIHDGCKEKDITAEDYKPGYGLKNSPNFCKLSSIIDRAMGSPSLTDTELGIMKLNEDQIGQLLSSFWIQANLPDNLPANFEAIAHSFISTLLVLRAKNLKDKDNLLIRFFQLPLSLWTMLLDSSNGMLPPSHQRSVFVLSTGMLMSACKVYQIHDLNDVFTSLAMSEVDPFLGINDDHQVYVKVHVDLREYGTAADNQVAMSVLSDLRSRICKCDEIIKDHLAQNLANITELHRDNLTTLLSETFKPDEEFVYGPQSILDHNKMNIHPQDSLSFDGDFPSGSGVEDDTISEASVSDLSRFVPKMPPSPSMPHVISIGQLMESALEVAGQVAGSTVSTSPLPYNAMASQCEKLGTYARKKLSNWLTFENHHCSPAADKYLPPICDNWKSAFEKEVKSGENRQVAAASPREPWLAMKLPPASPFDNFLKAAGC, translated from the exons ATGGGAATCATTTCAAGGAAGATCTTTCCAGCATGTGGAAGCATGTGTGTTTGCTGTCCTGCATTGAGGTCGAGATCACGACAACCAGTCAAGCGTTACCGGAAGCTTCTTGCTGATATCTTCCCCAAATCCCCT GATGAGTTTCCAAGTGAAAGGAAGATTATCAAGTTATGTGAATATGCAGCAAGAAATCCTTTCCGGATTCCAAAG ATTGCGAAACATCTTGAGGAAAGGTGTTACAAAGAGCTCAGATCTGAGCACATCAAAATCAAACCTGTCAAGATCGTCGCAGAAACTTTCAATAAGTTGATTTCTGTTTGTAAGGTGCAGAT AGCATACTTTGCGGTTAATGTGCTCGATGTGATGTCGGAGCTCCTGGGTTGTTCTAAGGATGAGACCATCCAAACACTTGGTTGCCAAGTCTTAACAACTTTCATATACTCTCAG GTTGATGCAACTTATACTCATAACATGGAGAAGTTGGTGAGGAAAGTATGCATGCTATCGCGGGAGCATGTCGGAGCACTTGAAAAGCGCTGCTTGAGGGCATCAAGCTTGCAATGCCTTTCCGCGATG ATTTGGTTCATGGCTGAATTTTCACACATTTTCGTGGATCTTGATGAG ATCATTGATGCCGTTTTAGATAACTACAAATGCGGTACACCAATTGAAGATGGTGGAGTGAGGGCAGAGCCTCATCATAATTGGGTGGATGAGGTTGTCCGACGTGAAGGTCGCGGTGGTTCAGTTGTCAGTGATGTCATTCACTCTAGCTGCTCCATCATCCAACCAGAACCAGAAAAAAAGGATCCTTCTCGATTGACCAG AGAAGAAAGTGAAACACCAGAAATATGGGCTCAGATATGCATTCAAAGAATGGTTGAGTTAGCAAAGGAAAGATCTACTATGCGTCGTGTAATGGATCGGATGTTTGTTTACTTCGATTCTAGGCAGCATTGGGCTCCTCAGCAAGGGCTAGCAGCAAAAGTCTTATCCAGCATGGCCTACTTCATGGAGAACTCTG GAAATCAGCAGTTAATTCTAACTTGTGTGGTACATCATTTGGATCACAAAAATGTTATGAATGATCCAAAACTTAAGACATATATTGTTCAAGTTGCCACATCGTTGTCTATGCAAATTAGATCAGGGGCAGGGTTGAAAGAGATCGGTTTTGTTGGTGACCTCTGCAGGCATCTAAGGAAAAGCCTTCAATCCTCCGGCAGCGAATTTGTCGGCGAGCAAGAGTTCAATGTGAATATCTCTCTCCAAAATTCTATTGAGGACTGCTTACTAGAAATCGCCAACGGG GTCACTGAAACCCAACCGCTATTTGACTTGATGGCAATAACCCTGGAAAGTTTACCATCTGGTCCTCTTGCTAGGGCAACAATTGGATCAGTGATAGTCCTTACTCGTGTGGTCACCCTAGCGTTGTCTCGTTTAAATTCACAGCAG GGATTTCCTGAAGTTCTTCTCGTGCAACTTCTAAAAGTAATGTTGCATCCAGATTTGGAGGCTCGCGTTGGAGCACACGTAATATTTTCTGGGCTTCTTTTCCCAAGTTCCTTCCAAACACATGATGATTCCTCTATGCGGTCTGTATATACGGATCGACACAGTAAAAAGAGTTTTCAGACTGCATCTACATCTGCCTCTATTACGGCTTTACTTGAAAAGCTCCGCAAAGACCAAGATGGCATTAAAACTGAAGGTCATGGAAGTGCCATTCATGATGGTTGCAAGGAAAAAGACATTACTGCTGAAGACTACAAGCCGGGGTATGGCTTAAAGAATTCTCCTAACTTTTGCAAACTCAGCTCCATCATTGATAGGGCAATGGGATCACCGAGTTTGACTGACACT GAATTAGGTATTATGAAGTTAAATGAGGATCAAATAGGACAGTTGCTTTCTTCCTTTTGGATTCAAGCCAATCTTCCTGATAATTTACCTGCAAATTTTGAGGCTATAGCTCACTCATTCATATCAACACTACTTGTTTTACGTGCAAAG AACCTGAAAGACAAAGATAACCTGTTGATCCGCTTCTTCCAGCTTCCTCTGTCTCTCTGGACTATGTTGCTGGACTCCAGTAATG GAATGTTGCCGCCATCACATCAGAGGTCCGTTTTTGTATTATCTACTGGCATGTTGATGTCTGCCTGTAAAGTGTACCAGATTCATGATCTGAATGATGTGTTCACATCGTTAGCAATGTCTGAA GTTGATCCATTTTTGGGTATCAATGACGATCATCAAGTATATGTTAAGGTCCATGTGGATTTGAGAGAATATGGTACTGCTGCGGATAATCAGGTGGCCATGTCAGTATTATCTGATCTACGGAGCAGAATATGCAAATGTGATGAGATCATAAAGGATCACTTGGCTCAAAATTTAGCTAATATCACGGAG CTGCATAGAGATAACCTGACAACGCTACTCTCGGAGACATTTAAGCCGGATGAGGAATTTGTTTATGGTCCTCAGTCAATTCTTGATCATAATAAGATGAATATTCATCCCCAGGATTCACTGTCATTTGATGGG GATTTTCCTTCTGGCTCAGGAGTTGAGGATGACACAATAAGCGAAGCATCTGTCTCAGACCTTTCTCGATTTGTTCCGAAGATGCCTCCATCCCCTTCTATGCCTCATGTTATAAGCATTGGACAGCTTATGGAATCG GCACTAGAGGTAGCTGGTCAAGTGGCAGGGTCGACCGTCTCGACCTCACCCCTTCCATACAACGCCATGGCCAGCCAGTGCGAGAAGCTCGGGACATATGCAAGGAAGAAGCTTTCGAATTGGCTGACTTTTGAGAATCATCATTGCAGTCCAGCTGCTGATAAATATCTTCCTCCAATATGTGATAACTGGAAATCAGCATTTGAAAAG GAAGTGAAGAGTGGAGAGAATAGGCAAGTAGCGGCAGCGTCGCCGAGGGAGCCATGGCTGGCAATGAAGCTGCCTCCTGCTAGTCCCTTTGACAATTTCCTCAAGGCCGCTGGCTGTTAA